A single region of the Flavobacteriales bacterium genome encodes:
- a CDS encoding M20/M25/M40 family metallo-hydrolase, with amino-acid sequence MKKILFYLAISLFSRVILFSQNVEYAQATIDTLTSPYFEGRGYVNNGDLRAAKYIASEYKKFGATPFFETGYFHPFVLSVNTFPENVGIYDQNLMPGKDYIVSPDCPSAFYESFLPVFLTNDILTNKRLFKSFLKTNWHEKILVIDTIEKTESNKLLLSKILSKYPYTIHIEIVKDLTWSVSRTKSSTGIFYVLPGKIDRKNELSIKVNAKFIQAYESQNVVGKIIGSEVPDSFVFITGHYDHLGRMGQNTYMPGANDNASGIAMLLDMMHNYSVNKPRYTVVFIAFGAEEAGLVGSYYFVKELQDFINKDKIRFVINMDLMGTGQEGIMAVNGSVYEKEFVMLDSINKNNQYLPAVKKRGKAANSDHYFFSENGIPAFFFYLMGPYAYYHEVDDNSENLRLEQKSYDGSFMLINDFTRWLMHQSH; translated from the coding sequence ATGAAAAAGATACTTTTCTATTTGGCAATTTCATTGTTTTCGCGGGTTATACTATTTTCCCAGAATGTGGAATATGCTCAGGCCACTATCGATACCCTCACTTCTCCATATTTTGAAGGCCGAGGATATGTTAATAATGGTGATTTGAGGGCGGCAAAATATATTGCTTCGGAATATAAAAAGTTTGGAGCTACGCCCTTTTTTGAAACCGGATATTTTCACCCGTTTGTTCTGAGTGTCAATACATTTCCAGAGAATGTTGGAATTTATGATCAAAATTTAATGCCGGGCAAAGATTATATCGTTTCACCTGATTGCCCTTCGGCATTTTATGAATCCTTCTTGCCTGTTTTTTTAACCAACGACATTTTAACCAACAAACGATTATTCAAATCTTTTCTAAAAACCAATTGGCACGAAAAGATACTAGTAATAGACACAATTGAGAAAACAGAATCTAACAAATTACTTTTAAGTAAAATTTTAAGCAAATACCCTTATACTATTCATATTGAGATTGTTAAAGATTTAACTTGGTCGGTAAGTCGAACAAAATCAAGCACGGGCATTTTCTATGTTTTGCCAGGAAAAATAGACAGAAAGAATGAGCTTTCTATAAAGGTCAACGCTAAATTTATTCAGGCCTATGAAAGTCAAAATGTGGTAGGAAAAATAATTGGTTCTGAAGTACCTGATTCCTTTGTCTTTATAACCGGTCATTACGACCATTTGGGTAGAATGGGGCAAAACACATATATGCCTGGGGCTAATGACAATGCAAGTGGAATTGCGATGTTGTTAGACATGATGCACAACTATTCTGTGAATAAACCTCGATACACCGTCGTATTTATAGCTTTTGGTGCTGAGGAAGCGGGATTGGTAGGAAGTTATTACTTCGTAAAAGAATTACAGGATTTTATCAATAAGGATAAAATACGATTTGTAATAAACATGGATTTGATGGGAACAGGGCAGGAGGGTATTATGGCTGTGAATGGCTCGGTCTATGAAAAAGAGTTTGTCATGTTGGATAGCATTAACAAAAACAACCAGTATTTACCAGCAGTAAAAAAGCGAGGCAAAGCTGCAAATAGCGACCATTACTTTTTTAGTGAAAATGGTATTCCGGCATTCTTTTTCTATCTAATGGGGCCGTATGCTTATTACCACGAGGTGGATGATAATTCGGAAAATTTAAGGTTGGAACAAAAATCTTATGATGGATCCTTCATGCTTATTAATGATTTTACCCGTTGGCTAATGCACCAGAGTCATTGA
- a CDS encoding ankyrin repeat domain-containing protein codes for MKQFKLFAIWGLMMTSLAVNAQNPFGIMPWDTLQGRDIYGYDSRREAKNFDYNGFTQAVLTRMPGSEFKGDQVYGFTLEQLLKNNFGVDKVDPDVRFASQPAIGSCTGFLIAPDIMVTAGHCISGDQHEITDGKVIFHKNKEGNYGEFAYNTMKWVFDYTNDIGMTKKHHEQLGDYYVATIPTSKQYTVKRVLKSVLDATRNLDFAIIQLDRPTDRDPFRFRTGGEIGREEEIAMIGSPAGLPLKLADGAKVTQISEQTWFGTNLDAFGGNSGGPVYNKAGIGMLEGILVRGRIDKGLKGYFVDQSCGCVKEVKYENDEADNFLDEYGMAISLMSTEVQRITSIPLNIKVMAVYNNFKYAIEKNNKDRFNKWVIYKWAFTNDNEDYMKEGLEGQDPIGVLTLKYGRTDMFNTLVDQGMPLDVPLAEGRSMLYHAIKNKNIDAVRRILKEGHSTDFKDDYGQSPLHWAISAGDNSIIDELIKNGVDLNAKDNMGNTPLHYAVQNWDLSLIQKLVDGGANSKSTNNDGQTPRKKAQSIKYKDAVRYLKRAEKGKA; via the coding sequence ATGAAACAGTTTAAATTATTTGCCATTTGGGGGTTGATGATGACTTCTTTGGCGGTGAATGCCCAGAATCCCTTTGGAATTATGCCATGGGACACTCTACAAGGTCGAGACATTTATGGCTATGACAGCAGAAGGGAGGCTAAAAATTTTGATTACAATGGCTTTACCCAAGCAGTTTTAACCCGAATGCCAGGTTCCGAATTTAAGGGCGATCAAGTTTACGGATTCACACTTGAGCAACTCTTAAAGAACAACTTTGGAGTTGACAAAGTAGATCCTGATGTTCGTTTTGCCAGTCAGCCAGCCATCGGAAGCTGCACGGGTTTTCTAATTGCCCCCGACATTATGGTTACAGCTGGACACTGTATTTCGGGCGACCAGCATGAAATAACAGATGGAAAAGTTATTTTTCATAAAAATAAAGAAGGCAACTATGGTGAGTTTGCCTACAATACTATGAAGTGGGTGTTTGATTACACCAATGATATTGGAATGACCAAAAAGCATCATGAACAATTGGGTGACTATTATGTGGCAACTATTCCGACGTCAAAACAATATACGGTAAAAAGAGTACTTAAAAGTGTTTTAGATGCAACAAGAAATTTAGATTTCGCTATTATTCAGTTGGATAGACCGACGGACAGAGACCCGTTTAGGTTCAGAACCGGGGGTGAAATAGGCAGAGAAGAGGAAATTGCTATGATTGGTTCTCCAGCCGGATTACCTCTTAAATTAGCGGATGGAGCCAAGGTAACTCAAATTTCTGAGCAGACTTGGTTCGGAACAAATCTCGATGCTTTTGGTGGAAATTCTGGTGGACCGGTTTACAACAAAGCAGGAATTGGTATGCTTGAGGGTATTCTAGTTCGTGGTAGAATAGATAAGGGTCTAAAAGGATATTTTGTTGACCAGTCTTGCGGGTGCGTAAAAGAGGTTAAATACGAAAATGATGAAGCCGACAATTTTTTGGACGAATATGGAATGGCCATATCATTGATGAGCACAGAGGTTCAAAGAATAACCTCTATACCGCTGAATATCAAGGTTATGGCAGTTTACAATAATTTCAAATACGCCATTGAAAAAAATAATAAGGATCGATTTAATAAGTGGGTTATATATAAATGGGCTTTCACAAATGATAATGAAGACTACATGAAAGAAGGTCTGGAAGGTCAAGATCCAATAGGTGTTTTAACCTTAAAATATGGAAGAACTGATATGTTCAATACATTGGTAGATCAGGGTATGCCATTAGATGTTCCGTTGGCAGAAGGTAGATCAATGTTGTATCATGCCATAAAAAATAAAAATATTGACGCTGTACGTAGAATTTTAAAGGAAGGACACTCCACTGATTTTAAAGATGATTATGGACAATCGCCATTGCATTGGGCCATCTCCGCTGGAGATAATTCTATTATAGATGAATTAATAAAAAATGGTGTTGATTTGAACGCAAAAGACAATATGGGGAACACACCATTGCACTATGCCGTTCAAAACTGGGATTTAAGTCTAATACAAAAATTGGTTGATGGTGGAGCAAACTCTAAATCAACCAATAATGATGGACAGACCCCGAGAAAAAAGGCTCAGTCTATAAAATATAAAGACGCGGTTCGGTATTTAAAACGTGCTGAAAAAGGCAAGGCATAA
- a CDS encoding caspase family protein, with the protein MKSIKLYMSGKLVKLVILGLILTSNVLVKASNKRAILVGVGLQPKDTKWEDTYAGNDVKVMQESLKNKGFADVQSLKDEQATKEKTIAALEEAYKKCQEGDVFLFYFSGHGQLVRDMNADEPDLYDESLVLFGAPKYYDEAYDFENHLLDEELSEWLNKIRIKVGSNGEVMLLIDASFTLVEQPKGSNSRGGGKPMDKDSSLVKEITMTYDIGILDDMAYAAPSNNYAPINHITAGEMFKPIYDFSENGVFTLAVSRAFETISDSTTYNDFFESVAAICREINPNQSPKWEGFMENRVFEYFSKDENCSFSNILVDLNTELDETELKTMFSIKENQEKNINREANKTDWEKSFFKD; encoded by the coding sequence ATGAAAAGTATAAAATTGTACATGTCAGGAAAATTGGTAAAGTTGGTAATATTGGGTTTGATATTGACTTCAAATGTTTTAGTGAAAGCATCTAATAAGCGGGCTATTTTGGTAGGTGTTGGCTTGCAACCAAAAGATACCAAATGGGAAGATACTTATGCCGGAAACGACGTTAAAGTAATGCAAGAATCGTTAAAAAACAAAGGTTTTGCTGATGTCCAAAGTTTAAAAGATGAACAGGCAACCAAAGAAAAAACTATTGCCGCATTGGAAGAGGCCTATAAAAAATGTCAAGAGGGCGATGTTTTTTTATTTTATTTTTCAGGTCATGGTCAGTTGGTTCGCGACATGAATGCAGATGAACCTGATTTGTATGATGAGAGTTTGGTTTTATTTGGAGCACCAAAATACTACGATGAAGCCTATGATTTTGAGAATCATTTATTGGATGAGGAATTAAGCGAATGGCTTAATAAAATCAGAATTAAGGTTGGGAGTAATGGGGAGGTAATGTTATTGATTGATGCGTCTTTTACTTTGGTTGAGCAACCAAAGGGCTCCAATTCGAGAGGTGGAGGAAAACCTATGGATAAAGATTCTTCTTTGGTCAAAGAAATTACGATGACATACGATATAGGAATATTGGACGACATGGCTTATGCCGCACCGAGCAACAACTACGCTCCAATTAATCATATTACGGCAGGAGAAATGTTTAAACCGATATATGATTTTTCAGAAAACGGAGTTTTCACTTTGGCAGTTTCAAGAGCATTCGAAACAATTTCAGATTCTACAACATACAACGATTTCTTTGAATCTGTTGCAGCTATTTGCCGAGAAATAAACCCTAATCAATCGCCCAAATGGGAAGGTTTTATGGAAAACAGAGTTTTTGAGTATTTTTCTAAGGACGAAAATTGTAGCTTTTCTAACATATTGGTAGATTTGAACACCGAATTGGATGAAACAGAACTTAAAACAATGTTCTCCATAAAAGAGAATCAAGAAAAGAATATTAACCGTGAAGCAAATAAAACTGATTGGGAAAAGAGTTTTTTTAAAGATTAA